In the genome of Candoia aspera isolate rCanAsp1 chromosome 1, rCanAsp1.hap2, whole genome shotgun sequence, one region contains:
- the IMMP1L gene encoding mitochondrial inner membrane protease subunit 1, with protein sequence MLQDVIGKTFRLLGYTIQYGCIAHCVFEYLGGIVVCSGPSMEPTIQNSDIVFSENLSSHFYRIQKGDIVIAKNPADPKTNICKRVMGLEGEKVCTSNPSDFLKTHSYVPKGHVWLEGDNLRNSTDSRCYGPVPYGLIRGRICFKLWPLTDFGFLRSSPNGHRICKD encoded by the exons ATGTTGCAAGATGTAATTGGAAAGACTTTCCGACTTCTGGGGTATACCATTCAGTATGGGTGCATAGCCCATTGCGTTTTTGAATATCTTGGAGGAATTGTTgtg tgttcaGGACCTTCAATGGAGCCTACAATTCAAAATTCTGATATTGTATTTTCAGAGAATCTTAGCAGCCACTTTTATCGTATTCAGAA AGGTGATATTGTCATTGCAAAAAACCCAGCTGACCccaaaacaaatatttgtaaaaGAGTAATGGGCCTGGAAGGAGAAAAAGTCTGTACAAGCAATCCCTCAGATTTTCTAAAGACCCACAGTTAT GTACCTAAAGGACATGTTTGGTTAGAAGGTGATAATCTCAGGAATTCTACAGATTCCAGGTGTTATGGTCCTGTTCCATATGGATTGATAAGAGGACGAATTTGCTTTAAG ctTTGGCCTTTGACTGATTTTGGATTTCTGCGTTCAAGTCCCAATGGTCACAGGATTTGTAAAGACTAA